One genomic window of Burkholderia diffusa includes the following:
- a CDS encoding transposase, which yields MARLARLYVPDQPQHVILRGLDQQPAFVDDQDYELFIDCLKAAARDHHLSVHAYVLLPRQVQLLVTPSDEASLPKAMQAVGRRYVAHFNRRYSRRGTLWEGRYRATVIEGERYFLLASRVVEMSPVRSQLVATADAYRWSSYRHHVGLTVDSLITDHPLYWALGNTPFDRQRAYKELCEQPLDERQADQLQQATLKGWVLGGENYREWAARTANRRVSPLPRGRPRKVRENTPPIQQ from the coding sequence ATGGCACGGTTAGCACGACTCTACGTTCCCGACCAGCCGCAGCACGTGATACTGCGCGGCCTGGATCAGCAACCCGCGTTCGTCGACGACCAGGACTACGAACTCTTCATCGATTGTCTGAAGGCCGCGGCACGCGATCATCACCTTTCGGTGCATGCCTACGTGCTGCTTCCGCGTCAGGTGCAACTCCTCGTGACGCCGAGCGACGAGGCGAGCCTGCCGAAGGCGATGCAGGCGGTCGGCCGCCGCTACGTTGCGCATTTCAACCGACGTTATTCGCGTCGCGGCACCTTGTGGGAAGGCCGCTATCGAGCGACCGTGATCGAAGGCGAGCGCTATTTCCTGCTCGCGAGCCGCGTGGTCGAGATGAGCCCGGTGCGCTCGCAGCTCGTCGCGACGGCCGACGCCTATCGCTGGTCGAGCTACCGGCACCACGTCGGTCTCACCGTCGACAGCCTGATCACCGACCATCCGCTCTACTGGGCGCTCGGCAACACGCCGTTCGATCGTCAGCGCGCGTACAAGGAGCTCTGCGAGCAGCCGCTCGACGAGCGGCAGGCCGACCAGCTTCAGCAGGCGACGCTGAAGGGCTGGGTGCTCGGCGGCGAGAATTACCGCGAATGGGCGGCGCGCACCGCGAATCGCCGCGTGTCGCCGCTGCCGCGCGGACGCCCCAGAAAGGTGCGTGAAAACACCCCGCCGATCCAGCAGTAA
- a CDS encoding OmpW/AlkL family protein has translation MKRKLAITGAAALAFTFAGGTAHAQSAGDFYVSTGWFHLSPQDSSDPLYVYGVGGTPVNQSIANTGAGINDADTLGLATGYFITDHISTEFVLGVPPKFDITGKGQFSSFGVLGRAYQWSPALLLRYHFNDANAKFRPYVGVGATYVWFTGAKITNSAFENGVLGGPTSAQTSNQWAPVFNAGFTYNFTKHWFGGLSISYIPVSVTATFTTARRTPVGTLTETSKAHISLNPIVTYLNVGYRF, from the coding sequence ATGAAACGAAAACTGGCCATTACGGGGGCTGCAGCGCTCGCATTCACGTTTGCGGGCGGTACGGCACACGCACAATCCGCAGGTGATTTCTACGTCAGCACCGGCTGGTTCCACCTGTCCCCCCAGGACAGCAGCGATCCGCTTTACGTCTACGGCGTCGGCGGCACGCCCGTCAATCAGTCCATTGCCAACACCGGCGCCGGCATCAACGACGCCGACACGCTCGGCCTCGCGACCGGCTATTTCATCACTGACCACATTTCCACCGAATTCGTTCTCGGTGTGCCACCGAAGTTCGACATTACCGGCAAGGGCCAGTTCTCGAGCTTCGGCGTGCTCGGCCGCGCGTACCAGTGGAGCCCGGCCCTGCTGCTGCGCTATCACTTCAACGATGCCAACGCGAAATTCCGCCCGTATGTCGGCGTCGGCGCGACGTACGTCTGGTTCACCGGTGCGAAGATCACGAACAGCGCATTCGAGAACGGCGTGCTCGGCGGCCCGACCAGCGCGCAGACGAGCAACCAGTGGGCGCCCGTCTTTAACGCCGGCTTCACGTACAACTTCACCAAACACTGGTTCGGCGGCCTGTCGATCTCCTACATCCCGGTCAGCGTGACCGCGACGTTCACGACGGCCCGCCGCACGCCGGTCGGCACGCTCACGGAAACGTCGAAGGCGCACATCTCGCTGAACCCGATCGTCACGTATCTGAACGTCGGCTATCGCTTCTAA
- the ugpE gene encoding sn-glycerol-3-phosphate ABC transporter permease UgpE encodes MIENRKGFDLFCHAVLIAGVVLIVFPVYVAFCAATMNAQEVFTIPLSLVPSTHLLENIAYIWGHGSGGTTAPFGRLLVNSFVMALAIAVGKIAVSILSAYAIVYFRFPFRNTAFWLIFVTLMLPVEVRIFPTVQVVSTLHLTNTYAGLSLPLIASATATFLFRQFFMTLPDELMDAARIDGAGPLRFFRDVVLPLSKTSIAALFVITFIYGWNQYLWPILITTEASLSTAVVGIKTMIASGDAATEWQYVMAATLLAMIPPLVVVLAMQRWFVRGLVDSEK; translated from the coding sequence ATGATCGAAAATCGCAAGGGCTTCGACCTGTTCTGCCACGCGGTGCTGATCGCGGGCGTCGTGCTGATCGTGTTCCCCGTGTACGTTGCGTTCTGCGCGGCGACCATGAACGCGCAGGAAGTGTTCACGATCCCGTTGTCGCTGGTGCCGAGCACACACCTGCTGGAGAACATCGCTTACATCTGGGGGCACGGCAGCGGCGGCACGACGGCGCCGTTCGGCCGGCTGCTCGTCAACAGTTTCGTGATGGCGCTCGCGATCGCGGTCGGCAAGATCGCGGTGTCGATCCTGTCGGCGTACGCGATCGTCTATTTCCGCTTTCCGTTCCGCAACACCGCGTTCTGGCTGATCTTCGTCACGCTGATGCTGCCGGTCGAGGTGCGGATCTTCCCGACCGTGCAGGTCGTGTCGACCCTGCATCTGACGAACACCTACGCCGGGCTTTCGCTGCCGCTGATCGCATCCGCGACCGCGACGTTCCTGTTCCGCCAGTTCTTCATGACGCTGCCCGACGAGCTGATGGACGCCGCGCGCATCGACGGCGCGGGACCGCTGCGCTTTTTCCGGGACGTGGTGTTGCCGCTGTCGAAGACGAGCATCGCGGCGCTGTTCGTGATCACGTTCATTTACGGCTGGAACCAGTATCTGTGGCCGATCCTGATCACGACGGAGGCGTCGCTGTCGACGGCGGTGGTGGGCATCAAGACGATGATCGCGAGCGGTGACGCCGCGACGGAGTGGCAATACGTAATGGCGGCGACGCTGCTGGCGATGATTCCGCCGCTCGTCGTCGTGCTGGCGATGCAGCGCTGGTTCGTGCGCGGCCTCGTCGATTCCGAGAAATGA
- a CDS encoding deoxyguanosinetriphosphate triphosphohydrolase, which yields MSETSSSKPTEAGRASVAALAEPPTLAALEAHLAPYAAHASQSRGRRHQETPPAARTEFQRDRDRIVHSTAFRRLEYKTQVFVNHEGDLFRTRLTHSLEVAQIARSVARNLRLNEDLVEAISLAHDLGHTPFGHAGQDALNACMREHGGFEHNLQSLAVVDELEEHYGAFNGLNLCFETREGILKHCSRENARKLGALGERFLQGRQPSLEAQLANIADEIAYNNHDVDDGLRSGLITIEQLAEVELWQRHYDAALAEFPHLEGRRLVHETVRRIINTLIVDLIDETTRNLARVAPASLDDVRAAPQLVAHSEAVAAQAAALKRFLFKNLYRHYKVMRMANKAQRVVTGLFDAFIDDPRLLPPPYQSDDDAQQPRLVAHYIAGMTDRFALKEYQRLFVVNDN from the coding sequence GTGAGCGAGACATCCAGCAGCAAACCGACCGAAGCCGGTCGCGCATCCGTCGCGGCGCTGGCCGAGCCGCCGACGCTGGCGGCGCTGGAAGCCCATCTCGCTCCGTATGCCGCCCACGCGTCGCAGTCGCGCGGCCGTCGCCATCAGGAAACACCGCCGGCGGCGCGCACCGAATTCCAGCGCGATCGCGACCGTATCGTTCATTCGACCGCATTCCGCCGGCTCGAATACAAGACGCAGGTCTTCGTCAATCACGAAGGCGACCTGTTCCGCACCCGCCTCACCCACAGCCTCGAGGTCGCGCAGATCGCCCGCTCGGTCGCGCGCAACCTGCGGCTCAACGAGGATCTCGTCGAAGCGATCTCGCTCGCGCACGATCTCGGGCACACGCCGTTCGGCCATGCCGGGCAGGACGCGCTGAATGCGTGCATGCGCGAGCACGGCGGCTTCGAGCACAACCTGCAGAGCCTGGCCGTGGTTGACGAGCTCGAGGAGCATTACGGCGCGTTCAACGGCCTGAACCTGTGCTTCGAGACGCGCGAAGGCATCCTGAAGCACTGTTCGCGCGAGAACGCACGCAAGCTCGGCGCGCTCGGCGAGCGCTTCCTGCAGGGCCGTCAGCCATCGCTGGAAGCGCAGCTGGCGAACATCGCGGACGAAATCGCGTACAACAACCACGACGTCGACGACGGCTTGCGCTCCGGCCTGATCACGATCGAGCAGCTCGCCGAAGTCGAGCTGTGGCAGCGCCACTACGACGCCGCGCTCGCCGAATTCCCGCATCTGGAAGGCCGCCGCCTCGTGCACGAGACGGTGCGCCGCATCATCAATACGCTGATCGTCGACCTGATCGACGAGACCACGCGCAATCTCGCGCGCGTCGCGCCCGCGTCGCTCGACGACGTGCGCGCCGCGCCGCAGCTCGTCGCGCACAGCGAGGCGGTCGCCGCGCAGGCGGCCGCCCTCAAGCGGTTCCTGTTCAAGAACCTGTATCGGCACTACAAGGTGATGCGCATGGCGAACAAGGCCCAGCGCGTCGTCACCGGGCTGTTCGACGCGTTCATCGACGATCCGCGGTTGCTGCCGCCGCCGTACCAGTCGGACGACGACGCGCAGCAGCCGCGCCTCGTCGCGCACTACATCGCCGGCATGACCGACCGCTTTGCGCTGAAGGAATATCAGCGCCTGTTCGTTGTCAACGACAACTGA
- a CDS encoding sn-glycerol-3-phosphate import ATP-binding protein UgpC has translation MAALSLKGVRKSYDGKQHVLHGIDVEIADGEFIVLVGPSGCGKSTLLRMIAGLETVTDGEIAIGERVVNTLEPKDRDIAMVFQNYALYPHMTVAQNMGYGLKIRGIERATIDARVAAAAKILELEPLLARRPRELSGGQRQRVAMGRAIVREPSVFLFDEPLSNLDAKLRVQMRLEIQRLHARLATTSVYVTHDQIEAMTLAQRVIVMNRGYAEQIGAPVDVYEKPATVFVAGFIGSPAMNLMHGRLSEDGATFTVAGGGPALPVAGAPGIGTAIAAGRDWVLGVRPEHMTPQPGVAQATLPVDSCELLGADNLAHGRWGNHDVAVRLPHADRPARGTALAAALPAHRLHFFDPETGKRAG, from the coding sequence ATGGCTGCGCTGAGCTTGAAGGGCGTCAGGAAATCCTACGACGGCAAGCAGCATGTGCTGCACGGCATCGACGTGGAGATCGCCGACGGCGAATTCATCGTGCTGGTCGGCCCGTCGGGCTGCGGCAAGTCGACGCTCTTGCGGATGATCGCGGGGCTCGAGACGGTGACGGACGGCGAGATCGCGATCGGCGAGCGCGTGGTCAACACGCTGGAGCCGAAGGATCGCGACATTGCGATGGTGTTCCAGAACTACGCGCTGTATCCGCACATGACGGTCGCACAGAACATGGGCTACGGGCTGAAGATCCGCGGCATCGAGCGCGCGACGATCGACGCGCGGGTGGCCGCGGCAGCGAAGATCCTCGAGCTCGAGCCGCTGCTCGCGCGGCGGCCGCGCGAGTTGTCGGGCGGCCAGCGGCAACGCGTCGCGATGGGGCGGGCGATCGTGCGCGAGCCGTCCGTGTTCCTGTTCGACGAGCCGCTGTCGAACCTCGACGCGAAGCTGCGCGTGCAGATGCGCCTGGAGATCCAGCGGCTGCATGCGCGGCTCGCGACGACGAGCGTGTACGTGACGCACGATCAGATCGAGGCGATGACGCTCGCCCAGCGCGTGATCGTGATGAACCGCGGCTATGCGGAGCAGATCGGCGCGCCGGTCGACGTGTACGAGAAGCCGGCGACGGTGTTCGTCGCAGGCTTCATCGGCTCGCCGGCGATGAACCTGATGCACGGCCGGCTGTCCGAGGATGGCGCGACGTTCACGGTCGCGGGCGGCGGCCCGGCGCTGCCGGTTGCCGGCGCGCCGGGCATCGGCACCGCGATCGCCGCGGGGCGCGACTGGGTGCTTGGCGTGCGGCCGGAGCACATGACGCCGCAGCCGGGTGTCGCGCAGGCGACGCTGCCGGTCGACTCGTGCGAGCTGCTCGGCGCGGACAACCTCGCGCACGGCCGCTGGGGCAACCACGACGTCGCGGTGCGCCTGCCGCACGCGGATCGTCCGGCGCGCGGCACGGCGCTGGCCGCCGCGCTGCCCGCGCATCGGCTGCATTTCTTCGATCCCGAAACCGGCAAGCGTGCCGGCTGA
- the ugpA gene encoding sn-glycerol-3-phosphate ABC transporter permease UgpA yields MQSRSRFGTSLLPYLLIAPQLAITAVFFLWPAGVALWQSTQMQDAFGTSSEFVGFANFTHLFADPLYLDSFRTTLVFSSLVTVSGLVVSLLLAACADRVIRGARVYRTLLIWPYAVAPTIAAVLWAFLFNPSIGLVTYALAKGGIVWNHALNGGQAMFLVVLASVWKQVSYNFLFFYAGLQAIPRSLIEAAAIDGAGPVRRFFNIVLPLLSPTSFFLLVVNLVYAFFDTFPVIDAATAGGPAQSTKTLIYKIFTEGFQGLDIGSSGAQSVVLMIIVVGLTVIQFRFVERRVQYA; encoded by the coding sequence ATGCAATCCCGTTCCCGTTTCGGCACGAGCCTGCTGCCGTACCTGCTGATCGCGCCGCAGCTCGCCATCACCGCCGTATTTTTCCTGTGGCCGGCCGGCGTCGCGCTGTGGCAGTCGACGCAGATGCAGGATGCATTCGGCACATCGAGTGAATTCGTCGGCTTCGCGAACTTCACGCACCTGTTCGCCGATCCGCTGTACCTCGATTCGTTCCGCACGACGCTGGTATTCAGCTCGCTCGTGACGGTCAGCGGGCTCGTCGTGTCGCTGCTGCTCGCCGCATGCGCCGACCGCGTGATCCGCGGCGCGCGCGTGTACCGCACGCTGTTGATCTGGCCATACGCGGTCGCGCCGACGATCGCGGCCGTGCTTTGGGCGTTCCTGTTCAATCCCAGCATCGGCCTCGTCACCTATGCGCTCGCGAAGGGCGGCATCGTCTGGAATCACGCGCTGAACGGCGGCCAGGCAATGTTTCTCGTCGTGCTCGCGTCGGTGTGGAAGCAGGTGAGCTACAACTTCCTGTTCTTCTACGCGGGGCTGCAGGCGATTCCCCGCTCGCTGATCGAGGCGGCGGCGATCGACGGCGCGGGGCCGGTGCGGCGCTTCTTCAATATCGTGCTGCCGCTGCTGTCGCCAACCAGCTTCTTCCTGCTGGTCGTGAACCTCGTCTACGCGTTCTTCGACACGTTCCCGGTGATCGACGCGGCCACCGCCGGCGGCCCCGCGCAAAGCACGAAAACGCTGATCTACAAGATCTTCACGGAGGGCTTCCAGGGCCTCGACATCGGTAGCTCGGGCGCGCAGTCGGTCGTGCTGATGATCATCGTCGTCGGCCTGACGGTGATTCAGTTCCGCTTCGTCGAACGCAGGGTGCAATACGCATGA
- the aroB gene encoding 3-dehydroquinate synthase, whose product MITVNVDLGDRAYPIHIGAGLIGRTELFAPHITGSSITIVTNTTVDPLYGDALRAALAPLGKRVSTVVLPDGEAYKNWETLNLIFDGLLTERADRKTTLVALGGGVIGDMTGFAAACYMRGVPFIQVPTTLLSQVDSSVGGKTGINHPLGKNMIGAFYQPQAVIADIGALTTLPDRELAAGVAEVIKTGAIADAAFFDWIEANVDALNRREPAALAHAVKRSCEIKASVVAADEREGGLRAILNFGHTFGHAIEAGLGYGEWLHGEAVGCGMVMAADLSVRLGLFDEASRQRLDAVIAAAHLPVRGPALGDARYMDLMRVDKKAEAGAIKFILLKRFGDTLITQAPDEAVFATLAQTTR is encoded by the coding sequence ATGATTACCGTCAACGTCGATCTGGGCGACCGCGCCTACCCGATTCACATTGGTGCCGGCCTGATCGGCCGCACCGAGCTGTTCGCTCCTCACATCACCGGCTCGTCGATCACGATCGTCACGAACACGACGGTCGATCCGCTGTACGGCGACGCGCTGCGAGCAGCGCTCGCGCCGCTCGGCAAGCGCGTCTCGACGGTCGTGCTGCCGGACGGCGAGGCCTACAAGAACTGGGAAACGCTGAACCTGATCTTCGACGGTCTGCTGACCGAGCGCGCCGACCGCAAGACGACGCTCGTCGCACTTGGCGGCGGCGTGATCGGCGACATGACCGGCTTTGCCGCCGCATGCTACATGCGCGGCGTGCCGTTCATCCAGGTGCCGACGACGCTGCTGTCGCAGGTCGATTCGTCGGTCGGCGGCAAGACGGGCATCAACCACCCGCTCGGCAAGAACATGATCGGTGCGTTTTACCAGCCGCAGGCCGTGATCGCCGATATCGGCGCGCTGACCACGCTGCCCGATCGCGAGCTGGCGGCCGGCGTGGCGGAGGTCATCAAGACGGGCGCGATCGCCGATGCGGCATTCTTCGACTGGATCGAGGCGAACGTCGATGCGCTGAACCGCCGCGAGCCGGCCGCGCTTGCGCATGCGGTGAAGCGCTCGTGCGAGATCAAGGCGAGCGTGGTCGCGGCCGACGAACGCGAAGGCGGTCTGCGCGCGATCCTGAATTTCGGCCATACGTTCGGTCATGCGATCGAGGCCGGGCTCGGTTACGGCGAGTGGCTGCACGGCGAGGCGGTCGGCTGCGGGATGGTGATGGCGGCCGACCTGTCGGTGCGGCTCGGCCTCTTCGACGAAGCGTCGCGGCAGCGGCTCGACGCGGTGATCGCCGCCGCGCATCTGCCGGTGCGCGGGCCGGCGCTCGGCGATGCGCGCTACATGGACCTGATGCGCGTCGACAAGAAGGCGGAAGCCGGTGCGATCAAGTTCATCCTGCTGAAGCGATTCGGCGATACGCTGATCACCCAGGCGCCCGACGAAGCCGTGTTCGCCACGCTGGCGCAGACAACCCGGTAA
- the ugpB gene encoding sn-glycerol-3-phosphate ABC transporter substrate-binding protein UgpB, with amino-acid sequence MKKKPAGTMIRSIALGGALMFGVQHAAFAVTEIQFWHAMESALGERVNELATQFNASQSDYKIVPVFKGTYDQALAAGIAAYRSGNAPAILQVYEVGTATMMQAKKAVVPVYDVFKQAGVPLDEKAFVPTIASYYSDAKTGHLVSMPFNSSTPVLYYNKDAFKKAGLDPNQPPKTWADVQADAEKLRKSGMTCGFTTGWQGWIQLENYSAWHALPFASRNNGFDGADAVLEFNKPQQVAHIAFLQQMQKDGTFTYAGRKDEASAKFYSGDCGILTTSSGALANVQKFAKFSYGTGMMPYDANVKGAPQNAIIGGASLWVLAGKDPVTYKGVAKFLAFLASPPIAAKWHQETGYLPVTTAAYELTRQQGFYAKNPSAETAIKQMMNKPPLPYTKGLRLGNMPQIRTVVDEELEQVWAQKKSPKDALDSAASRGDELLRRFEKSGS; translated from the coding sequence ATGAAGAAGAAGCCCGCGGGGACCATGATTCGCTCGATCGCGCTGGGCGGCGCGTTGATGTTCGGTGTGCAGCATGCGGCGTTCGCCGTGACGGAAATCCAGTTCTGGCATGCGATGGAGTCGGCGCTCGGCGAGCGCGTGAATGAACTTGCCACGCAATTCAACGCATCGCAGAGCGACTACAAGATCGTGCCGGTGTTCAAGGGCACCTACGACCAGGCGCTCGCGGCGGGCATCGCCGCCTATCGCAGCGGCAATGCGCCGGCGATTCTCCAGGTCTACGAAGTCGGCACCGCGACGATGATGCAGGCGAAGAAGGCCGTCGTGCCGGTGTACGACGTGTTCAAGCAGGCCGGCGTGCCGCTCGACGAGAAGGCGTTCGTGCCGACCATCGCCAGCTACTACAGCGATGCGAAGACGGGCCATCTCGTGTCGATGCCGTTCAACAGCTCGACGCCCGTGCTGTACTACAACAAGGACGCATTCAAGAAGGCCGGGCTCGATCCGAACCAGCCGCCGAAGACGTGGGCCGACGTGCAGGCCGACGCGGAGAAACTGCGCAAGTCCGGGATGACGTGCGGCTTCACGACCGGCTGGCAAGGCTGGATCCAGCTCGAGAACTACAGCGCATGGCATGCGCTGCCGTTCGCGAGCCGCAACAACGGCTTCGACGGCGCCGACGCCGTGCTCGAATTCAACAAGCCGCAGCAGGTCGCGCACATCGCGTTCCTGCAGCAGATGCAGAAGGACGGCACGTTCACGTATGCGGGCCGCAAGGACGAAGCGTCCGCGAAGTTCTACAGCGGCGACTGCGGGATCCTGACGACCTCATCGGGCGCGCTTGCGAACGTGCAGAAGTTCGCGAAGTTCAGCTACGGCACCGGCATGATGCCGTACGACGCGAACGTGAAGGGGGCGCCGCAGAACGCGATCATCGGCGGCGCGAGCCTGTGGGTGCTGGCCGGCAAGGATCCGGTGACCTACAAGGGCGTCGCGAAATTCCTCGCGTTCCTGGCTTCGCCGCCGATCGCCGCCAAGTGGCACCAGGAAACGGGCTACCTGCCGGTCACGACGGCCGCGTACGAGCTCACGCGCCAGCAGGGCTTCTATGCGAAGAACCCGAGCGCGGAAACCGCGATCAAGCAGATGATGAACAAGCCGCCGCTGCCTTACACGAAGGGGCTGCGTCTCGGCAACATGCCGCAGATCCGCACGGTCGTCGACGAGGAACTCGAGCAGGTCTGGGCGCAGAAGAAGTCGCCGAAGGACGCGCTCGATTCGGCAGCGTCGCGCGGCGACGAGCTGCTGCGCCGCTTCGAGAAGTCGGGCAGCTGA
- the ugpQ gene encoding glycerophosphodiester phosphodiesterase — MTSRTDWPYPRVVAHRGGGTLAPENTLAAFDEGARRGHRMVEFDAKLSADDVSFLLHDDTVDRTSNGSGPAAGMRYAALAALDAGAWFDARFAGEQMPTLEAAAARCIAHGLAANVEIKPCPGRERDTGQRVAADAAAYWHGAAVPPLLSSFSFDALQQARASAPALPRGMLYDAVPDDWHAQVVSALGCVSLHANHKALDEPLVRAIKAAGLRILVYTVNDLARARELVRWGVDAVCTDRIDLIGPTALDDIV; from the coding sequence ATGACTTCCCGTACCGACTGGCCCTATCCGCGCGTCGTCGCCCATCGCGGCGGCGGCACGCTCGCGCCGGAGAACACGCTCGCCGCGTTCGACGAAGGCGCGCGGCGCGGTCACCGGATGGTCGAGTTCGACGCGAAACTGTCCGCCGACGACGTGAGTTTCCTGTTGCACGACGACACGGTCGACCGCACGTCGAACGGCAGCGGGCCGGCCGCGGGCATGCGCTACGCGGCGTTGGCCGCGCTCGATGCCGGCGCCTGGTTCGACGCGCGATTCGCGGGCGAGCAGATGCCGACGCTCGAGGCTGCGGCGGCACGCTGCATCGCGCACGGGCTGGCGGCGAACGTCGAGATCAAGCCGTGCCCGGGCCGCGAGCGCGACACGGGGCAGCGGGTGGCGGCCGATGCGGCTGCATACTGGCACGGCGCGGCCGTGCCGCCGCTGCTGTCGTCGTTTTCGTTCGACGCGTTGCAACAGGCGCGCGCCAGCGCTCCGGCGCTGCCGCGCGGGATGCTGTACGACGCTGTGCCGGACGACTGGCACGCGCAAGTCGTCAGCGCGCTCGGCTGCGTATCGTTGCATGCGAACCACAAGGCGCTCGACGAACCGCTCGTGCGCGCGATCAAGGCGGCCGGGCTGCGCATCCTGGTCTACACGGTCAACGACCTCGCCCGCGCGCGCGAACTCGTGCGCTGGGGCGTCGACGCGGTCTGCACGGACCGGATCGACCTGATCGGCCCGACGGCACTCGACGACATCGTGTAA